The genome window AACACTTGAAATTGATAATAAGCGCCCAAACGATTAGGATTTTCTCCATATCTTCCATCTGTTGGTCTTCTACTTGGCGCAACATAAGCTGCAGCCCACGGTTTTTTACCTAAGCTTCTTAAAAAAGTTGCAGGGTGAAAAGTCCCTGCTCCCGCGGGAAAATCATACGGTTGCATAATAGCACAACCTTGCTTTTGCCAAAATTCTTGTAAATTTAATATCATTTGAGAAAAAGTCATTTTTCTTCCTTTAATTCCTCTGGCTTTTCAGATGAGTTTGCATATAGCTCTACTGTTTTATTCCACATCATTTTATATTTTCTTTTTAGAAATTCTACTTCATTACGAGCATACTTAAGTTGCTCGTTGAGATTTTCTATAGTTTTTCTATCTTCATCATAAAGTTCTTGCATAGAATAAAGCGCGTCTTTTAAAAATTTATTTTCACCCTTTAAGGCTTCTAAGGTTTCATCTTTAGCATCAAGTACTTTTTCATGTAGATTTAAAATAGTTCCTATGGTTTTTTCAACAAAACTTTCCCCTGCTAAAGTCATAGAATTTACCATAGCTGGTTGCTTTGAACTCATCGGCACAACACTAAAAGTACCTTGATTTGCTTCAATGTAAATTTTGCCCTCTTCTTCTTTGAAATTTAAAGCTCCATTTGCCATCATTCCTTTTACTACATCTTCAGATAAATGCACCAATTGACAAAATTCTTTTAATTCCAAGTAAGTTTGCATACGCTCTCCTTAAAGAAAAACTTCAATCGCATTTGAATCTTGAATAAGTTTTTCTTGTTGTTTTTTTCTATCTTCTAATAGTTTTTGAGCTAAACTCTCATCTTCAATAGCTAAAATTTGAACCGCCAAATAAGCTGCATTCATCGCACCTGCTTTACCTATAGCTAAAGTTGCAACTGGAATCCCACTTGGCATTTGAACTGTAGAAAACAAAGAATCCATGCTTGCTAGGTTGCTTCCTGGCATAGGTATACCTAAAACAGGTTTTGTTGTATGAGCTGCCACAGCTCCAGCCAAATGCGCCGCCATACCCGCTGCTGCGATAAAGACTTTCGCACCTTTTTCTTCAGCATTTTTGATATATTCTTGTGTTCTTTGAGGGCTTCTATGAGCAGAAGTAATTAAAACTTCATATTTCACGCCAAATTTTTCTAAGACACCCAAAGCTTCTTTTACGATATCATAATCGCTTTTACTTCCCATTAATATAGAAACAAATTTCATTCAACACCCCTTCTTAAAAAACTAAATTCTGGAAGTTTAAACGGCAAAGCAATTTCATTTTCATTACCACTGTGAATTACATCAAATTCTTTATTATTTTTAGCTAGCAATTGTTTAAATACGATAAATTTCTTTCCTTCGTTTTCATAAATCACCCCTAGCTTATTTTCTCCTAATTCTATATGAGAGTGGATTGGTGCTAAAATTTCGTATTCTTTTCCTAGCTCTATTTTACCTTTGCACTTGAAAAATTCCCCATCCTCGCTAATAGCATGCACTTGATGCGTACCTTCTTCTATGCTTGTATTATGGTTAATTGAATCAGTTTTTTCATAAGCTCTTGAAACCAAATATCCATCTGTAAAGCCTCTATGTTTTAAAGTATGAATTTCTTTTTCATATTTGCTTGCATCGAAAGTGTTTTGCAATACATCCTCTACTGCCATTTTATAAGTTCTTGTGGTTAAAGCAGCATAGTACTCGCTTTTTGTCCTTCCTTCAATCTTAAAAGCATGAATACAGTTTTCTTGCATAATTTTTTGAATATATGAACTTAAATTTAGATCTTTGGAATTAAACACATGTGTACCATTTTCATCTTCTTCTAATCTAAAAAGCGTATTGGTTTCTGGATTTTTTGCATACAATTCATAGTTAAAACGACAGTCATTTGCACAAGATCCACGGTTACTCATACGTCCGCTTTGCACTGAGCTTATTAAACATCTACCCGAATAAGCAAAACACATCGAACCATGCACAAAACTTTCAAGCTCAATATCGCAATTATTTCTAAGATCTTTTGCATCTTTTAAGCCCAATTCCCTTGCGATAACAACACGCTTTGCACCCATGTCTTTATAAACTTGCGCATCAAGATAATTCAAAATATTTGCTTGAGTTGACACATGTAGATTGATTTCAGGTGCAAGCTCCTTAACCAAACGCATCGCACCTACTGAAGCTACTATAAAAGCATCAGGTTTCATTTCTTTTAGTTTTAATATATGTCTTTTTAGACCTTCAATTTGCGAACTAAAATGAAAACCATTAATCGTAACATAGATTTTTTTTCCTTTAGAATGCGTATAATCAATGGCTTCTTTGAAAGTTTCGTAGTTAAAATCTCTTGCGGTTCTTGCTCGAAGTGAAAAATTACTCACACCCGCATAAACAGCATCAGCTCCATAAGCCAATGCTATTTTTAATTTTGCAAAATTACCTGCTGGAGAAACTATTTCAGGAACAATCATTTTTTTCCTAAACTAGCAATCAAGGCCTCGATATCATCATTACTTACAACATCGCTTGTTGTATCCCCTTCAATGTGAACAGCAGAACCAACACGTTTTTCATCATCAATTTTACCTTCAAATAGACTGCTCATATATCTACTTAAAGCTCTCATTACATTGATAACACGCTCAATTTTTTGACGATGAATATCTTGATATTGCATTGCATCCATTGCCATCATAACCTCATCTTGTCCAGTTTGTAAACAACCTGTTATCTCATCGATAATATTTTTAGCGTCATTATTAGTGTCAATAGCTTCTTTAAAGCTAGCTACATTAGGAAATTTTGTATTTAATTTTTCAAAAATTTCTATATTTTTATTTAAAGCATCACTAATCACACAAAGTTGATTTTCTGAATTTGCAAAAAAATCATTGATAGCTTCTAGTTTTTCCATCATTTCAGTTGCTTTGATTTCGCTATCTCTTGTCACATCATCAAGCTGATGTACAACTTTATGTTCTTTGCTTGGTGGTGGTGGTGGCCATGCCATATCCGCTCTTGCTTTATAATCACCATTAATCATATCACTAACTATTTGTTTGTTTTTTTCTTCATCTTCATAGTCTGTTTCAGGTTTTGCTTCTGCGCTTTCTTCGACAGAATCAAGATCTAAATCTTCAGCGCTATTCATTAAAGCATCTAATTCTTCTTGAGTCATTTCTACACCTTTTTAATAATAAAAACTAATGTAGGATTATATTATAAAAAAATATAAATCAACATTAAATTTTTAGAATAAATCTGTTTTTTTGTTTAATTTATTATTTTTTTTACAATTGACTAAAAAAAATATATTAATTTAAACTTAATTTAAAAAAAAGATACTACAATCTTAAAAAATAAATTCAAAAAACCTATTAAAAAGGAGAAAAAATGGGTAAGTTTGTAAATAATATCGATGAGTTTTTTAGTTATTGCCAAGAACATGAAGTAATGTTTGTTGATTTTAGGTTTACCGATATGATAGGAACTTGGCATCATATTACTTATAATATAAAAGCGATTGATGATAAAACATTTGAAAACGGAATACCTTTTGACGCAAGTTCTTTACACGGCTGGCAACCTATAGAAAAATCTGATATGATCTTAAAACCTGATGTTGAAAGCGCTTTTTTAGATCCTTTCACAGCTGATCCTACTATTATAGTTATTTGTGATGTTTATGATATCTATAAAGAACAAATGTATGAAAAATGCCCAAGAAGTATAGCCAAAAAAGCCATGCAACATTTAAGTTCTAGCAATATCGCTGATGCGGCATTTTTTGGCCCTGAAAATGAATTTTTTATTTTTGACAATGTTAAAATCGTCGATTCTTCTCATTGTGCAAAATACGAAGTTGACACCGAAGAAGGCGAATGGAACGACAATAAAGACTTTACTGATAGCTACAACAGTGGACACCGCCCAAGAAATAAAGGTGGGTATTTTCCAGTTAGCCCTATTGACTCAAGTGTGGATATTAGATCTGAGATGGTGCAAGTTTTAGAAAGAGTGGGTTTAAAAACCTTTGTTCACCACCATGAAGTAGCACAAGGACAAGCTGAAATCGGCGTAGAATTTGGAAATTTAGTTGAAGCAGCTGATAATGTACAAATTTATAAATATGTAGTAAAAATGGTAGCACATTTAAACGGAAAAACAGCAACCTTCATGCCAAAACCACTTTATGGGGATAATGGAAGCGGTATGCACGTGCATATGAGTTTATGGAAAGATGGAGTGAATTTATTTTACGATAAAGATGGCTATGGAAAACTAAGCGAATGTGCGATTAACTACATCGGAGGAATTTTAGCTAATGCTAGAAGCGTGGCAGCCTTTACTAATCCTAGTTCAAATTCTTACAAAAGAATAGTTCCGGGTTTTGAAGCACCTTGTATATTAACTTACTCTTGCCAAAACCGTTCTGCAAGTTGTCGCGTGCCTTATGGCATCAATGAAAAAAGTGCAAGGGTTGAAATAAGATTTCCTGATAGCACTTCTAATCCTTACCTAGCTTTTACAAGCTTATTGATGGCAGGGCTTGATGGTATCAAAAACAAAACCATACCAGTGGGCCCAATGGATGAGAATTTATTCGCACTTACTTTAGATGAAATTAGAGAAAAAGGGATCGAGCAACTACCTCATACTTTAAGAGGCTCTTTAGAGGCACTCATTAGAAAAAATGCCTTCTTAAAACCTGTGATGAGTGATATTTTTATTGATGATTATCAACATATGAAATTTGAAACTCAAGTTTGGCCTGTAGAAGCTAGACCAACTGCTTATGAGTTTAAAACCTGCTATTCTTGCTAAATTTTGATGCCAAATGGCATCAAAATTTAAAAGACAATAGTTTTATTTTCATAAATGAAAATTCTATCATCAAACACCAAATCCAACGCTTTAGAAAATACATTTTTCTCTACATTGCGACCAGCTTGCTGCATAGCTTGCCAAGAATACTCATGTGTTACAGGTATAACATCTTGGGTAATAATTGGCCCCTCATCAAGGTTGTTATTAACAAAATGTGCAGTTGCACCAATGATTTTAACCCCTCTCTCATAAGCTTGCTTATAAGGATTTGCACCAATAAAAGCAGGTAAAAAAGAATGATGTATATTAATAATCCTTCCTTCAAAACGTTCCACAAAAGATGGAGATAATATCCTCATGTACTTTGCTAAAACAATATAATCAAACTCATATTGACTTAAACATTCTAACATCTTCTCTTCATGCTCTTGCCTACTTAAATCTTGTGCTAAAACCGCATGAAAAGGAAGGTTAAATTTATCCACCAAAGGCTTTAACACATCATAATTTGCAATCACTGCTTTGATATTTGCATTAAATTCACCACTAAATTGACGGATCAACAACTCACCTAGACAATGCGTTTCTTTAGTAGCTAAAACAACAATATCTTTTTTTCTTTTTAAGGTTATTTCTATATGTGCATCATCAGGAAGCATCGCTTCAAGTGTTCCTTTGAATGCTTTTACATCAAGCTCTCCTTCTAAATGCGCTCTAAAGAAAAAACGATTTTCCCCAACAAATTCATCATTTTTTACGATATTAATTCGATATTTGAAAATGACATCTGAAATTCTATAAATCAAACCTTTTTCATCACTACTTGAAATTTTTAAAATATATTCATTCATTCTTGCTCCTTGATATAGTTTTTTAACTCTTGCAATCTTCTTTTTTCAAGCTCACTCCCAAGCTCTTTTCCGCTAAAGCCTTCCCTTAACAAATCTTCTGACTTTACCTTGCTTATAAAAGCTTGTTCATATAGTTTTAATTTTTTAGCTTGCAAGATACGCTCTTTACTCCAAAGTCCAAGCCACTTGCAAAGGGGTATTTTTAAAGCAACTTTAGCCAGATCAAAATCATCAATTTTTCCTAGCATAAAATCTTGCTCACATTTTTTCAAAAGATCTTTTTTTAGCTTGGTTTTTTTAAAAAAATCATTTTTATCTATATGAAAAAAATTTAAATACAAATACAAATACAAAGCCTCATCTTGAATCAATTTTTGACTTTGTTCTAAAAGCTTTTGAAATTCCATATCAAAGCTTTGATAAAAAAAGATTTTTTCTTCTAAATTTAGAATTTTAAAATATTCATAGGCCTTATTCAACCGTGTGGTTTTAAAAATTTTATACAATTCATTGTTAATGCGTTCTCTTGAAAGATCATTAATGTCCATAGTTTGCATTAAACTCAAACTTTCACTTGCAATCTTTAAATCAAACCTACACGCAAAAGCAATTCCACGAAGTACTCTTAAGCTATCTTCTATAAAACTTTGATCATGAATATGTCTGATTGTTTTTGCTTGCAAATCTTTTAAACCATTAAAGAAATCTAAAAATTCAAAGCTAAAGATATTTACCATCATAGCGTTAATGGTAAAATCTCTCCTCTTAGCTCCTTCTTGTTCATCATTGCAAACTTTAACTTCAAAACCCTTATGTCCTTGTGAAATTTTATTTTCATAACGTGCCAAAGCTAGGTCAAATTTTTTATACTTATATACAAAAAAACTCTTCCCTACTCCATTTGCTCCAAGTTTTTGCATAAGTGTATCAAAAAGTTCAGGCTGAATGTCATAAATTTCTATATCATAATCATCACTTGATAAATCTAAAAAAGAATTCCTTACACAACCACCTACTAAATAAGCTCTTTGTGTGTAAGGTTTGAGTATATTTTTAATCCTTAAAAAATCTTGATCATTTTTTAAGTCTATCTTCAATCTTTGCAAGTAAAAACTCTAAAAAAGTAATCGTAATATCTAGTCTTTTTTCTACATGCTCATCTTTGGTATTTTTTAAACCTTCAAACAAAACCAAAATACGCTCTCTAAGATTTTTCAAAAAAAATTCTTCATTATTAATAATACTTTCTTCTTTTTCTTCTAAAACCTCGATCTTAATCGCCGCAGCTTGCTTTTCTTCTTTAACTTTTACTTCTAAATCATCTAATTCTTGAATTAATTCTTGTGTTACCTTGCTAATTTCTTCTTTGATCTTTTTTTCTTGTGGGTTTATACTTTTTTCTTGTGTAAGTTCTTCAACCATAGGAGCAAATTCATTACTTTGTTTTTTCGAATTATCAAGTTCTGAATTAACCTCACTTATAGCCATTTTTGCTAAATCTTCAATATTCATAGCTTTATCAACCACCTTTTAAATTCATTAATTTCTTCTTCACTTTTCATATTAACAAAAAAATCAAGCATATCATAATTTAAATCTTCATGATTTGAACGCAAACCACTTAAACGCCTTATTGCATCTATGGCATTTTTATTTTGCGGATCTTGCTTTAAAATATTTTTATAAATTTCCAAGGCCTCATCTTTTAAGCCTTGTGCTTCATAAATAGAAGCCTCTGTAACTGTATATCGCATTATAAACTCACAAAAATAAAATCTTAAAAATTCTAACAAAAAAGGCTTTAATTTATTTTTAATCTTTATTTGATCACAGGGGCCTTATATGCTAAAAACACAAAAATATTTAAAATTATCGCTACAACTATCAACATTAAAAAACCAAAGGTAAAATTTTTAAAATGATCATGCAATATCCCAACCACCCAAGGTGATTGAGCAGCGATTAAATACCCTACTCCTTGCGACATAGCTGAAAGCTTAGCTGCGATAGCAGAATTGGAACTTTTAATAGCAATAAACAATAAAGAAATCGTAAAAACCCCACTAGAGGCAAAACCTAAAAAAATTGCTGCTAAAAACAACATTGCCTTGGTATGGCATACAAAAATCATCATAAAACTTAAAACATATAAAAAACCCAGTGTCACAATCACAATGCTTTTAGCGCGATTTCTAAGTCTACCCAAAACAAGAGGTAACAAAAAAGCCACAGGCATACCGATGATTTGCGATAGCAATAAAACATTCGAACCAAAATCAATCCCAAACCCCTTTTCACTAATCATCACACTAAGCCAAGCAAACAAGCTATAAGATAAAAAGCTTTGTAGGCCCATTACTACAGTTACTTTCCATGCTGTTTTGTTTAAAAAGATATTAAAGCGATTTATATTTTTTCTTTTAGCTCGCAATAATCTTTTGTTTTTTAAATGCGGAAGATAAAAAAACAAAGCCATCAACGCCAAAATCACCCAAATAAACATAGCTTGTGGCACATCAAAAATTTTAAGTAAGGGTAGCGACAATGCCACACCTGCAATAGAAGATAACCCAATAATTGAACCATATAGGCCCATTATTTTATAAGTATTTTTAGGAAATTTTTCTTTCACAAAAGAAGGTAACAATACATTTGCAATCGCTATCCCGCCTCCTATAAAAAACACACCCAAAAACAAACCTATATTAGCACCATAACTTCTAAGCGCTTCACCAAAAACAATCAAAAGCAAGGCAAAAAATAAAGCTTTAATCTGTGAAAAATATGCCACAAAAAAAGAAATAAGACCAAAAGCTATTAAAGGTAAAGTAGTAAGCATACCCGCTAAAGTAGAATTGATCTGATAATATTCTTGAATATGCCCTATCATAGGTCCTATGGAAGTTATAGGAGCTCTTAAATTTAAAGCCAAGGCAACTACTACTAAAATATTAATCCAAAAGAATTTTTTATATATGATTTGATGATGCATTGTTATTTTTGTTTTAAAATATTTTCAAGATATTTTTGCTTATCTTGTTCTGTGTCTTTTTGTTCTACTTGTTTTTGAGTTTTTATCGCCTCATTTTCTTCAGAAAAATACAAATAATCTACGACAAAAATAGATGAAATTATAAAAATCAAAGGAATTAAAAAAACCATAATTAATACTTTCTAAAAATGTTGCCATAGTATTCTATATCATCTTTTTTTAAATTCTCATCAAAAGCATCAGATTTAAAATTTGACTTTAAAATTTTTTCTCTTTCTTCATCTAAATCTTGGTACGAAAAAACCATATTGATACTCACCACACCATCAAGCTGCTCTAATTGCTTATAAGCTTTCAACTCATCTTCTAAATTTTCACTCTCAATCACCACGATGATTTTTTCTTCTTCAATTAATTCCACACTACAACAAGGTATATTTTGAATTTGTTCTTTTAACTTGCTGATTTTTTCTTCTTTGCTTAAAATCAAAACACTAGAAAGATTCATCTATACTCCAAAAAATAATTTTATTTTCATAACCCGCACTGATAAATTCATGCTTATTTAAAAATATCAGATATTCTAGCAGAAAATCTTGATTTTGAAATTGTTTTATAGTTTTTAAATTATGAACATCTATAAGCTCTATGATGTTTTTTTCATTATCACCAAAAGCTGCGACAGCACCATCTTTACTTAGGGCACAAGTGTAAATCAAAAAGTCTCTTTCTATGCTTTTTTCTTGATTATTTTTGATGATTGCTAATTTTCTATCAGTGCTACAACTTGTAATAATTTGATTTTTATAATCTAATTGGTAGATATTATCCTTGTGAGCATTTTTATAGCTTTTTATTTTCTGCCAATTTTTTACATCAAAAAGAATGATTTCACCGCTTTCAAAACCCGCCACTAGCTGTGTTTTTGTTTCATTTAAAACCACATCACTCAAACTTGAATTAGAAAAAACAAAATTCTTTGCTATTTTTTTTGTTTTTAGATCAAAAAGCTCTATGTTAGAACCTAACAAGGCTAACAAAATAGTATCATCATCTAAAAACAAAGCTTTTTTAACCCCATCGCTATGTAAGTCATAGCTTACAAGTTGCTTGTCTTTGTAAATATAAAGTCTTTTACCCCCAAAACTTCCTTCACATAAAATCAAAACAGCCCCATTTAAGTAATCAACACTGTAAATTCTAGGGCTGAGATTTTCTTCATAAAAATTTTTAATCTTGTCTAGTTGGGTGATTTTTTGCAATTTTTTATTTTGCGTAAAATACCAATACAGCTCTGCATTATCAAGCCCTATAAGCAAATCACTGCCAACTAGTTTTAAAGCATTTACATTAGCAGGGAGTTTAAGCTCATAGCCAAACACCCAAATACTTATCAACAAGATTAAAAATATTTTTTTCATTGTGTTATTTCACGCCTTCGTTTAAGACTTCTAAGAAATTTGACTTTCTTTTAAGTTCTTCGTTTTTAAATTTCGCCTCAAAATTATTTCCAACCAAAGGTTTTGCATCACTTTGTGGAACATGACACTGAGTACAATTAAATCTTGCCTCACTAACCATATCCTTAGTTGACTTATTTTTTCTCAAGTCAAAATAATGACTACTTGGAAGCGCTGTAGCACCCACATCTTTAGCAATAGCCTTATCATGGCAGCTTAGACAAATATTATTATCTTTTACAATCGGAAGCATATCTTCTAAAGTGTGCGGAATCAATGGCGGAGCATTTTCAAATGATCTTTCGATCAAAACAGATTCTCCTGCTAAAGCTTGAGAATACTTTACATCTAACAATTCTACATTTTCACTTTCTAAACTTGTTTTTCTTAAACCTATATCCTTTGAATCCACACTTTTAACAGCAAATCCACAAGCGCTTATTAAAACAGCTGCTGCTAAGGATAAAAAGATCTTATTTTTCATTTTCTCTCCTTAAATTTATAATACTAAAACCTAAAGCATCATCCTCACAAACATCAACACATTTTCCACATCTAATGCATTCTCCTGATTTTACATTTTGATTTTCTTTACCTATCATCCAAAGTACTTGTTTTTCAGGGCATACCCCAAGACATTTGTAGCATTGAGTGCATTTTTGGAGGTTATATTTGATTTTTAACAGTGAAAAACGCGAACTTAAAGCCCAAAAAGCCCCTAAAGGGCAAAAATGTGAACAAATAAATCTTGGACTAAAAAACGCATCAATACAAAAGATTATCAAAGCTATAAAAAGCCAAGAAATGCCGCCAAAAATCAACCCTCTTTGAATGACTCCTATGTAAGAAAATTCCTCAAAAACAGGATAGGAAAAAAGAAAAGAAAAAATCAAAACAAAACCCATCACATAATAACGTAAATTTTTATGAACATTAAAGATCTTAGTTTGATTAAATCTTAACTTCACCCTTATATAATAAGCAAAATCTGTGATGATATTAACTGGACACACCCAAGCACAAAAAGCTCTTCCTGCAAAAATAGCATAAAATAAAAACACTATCAAAGCTCCACTTAAAGCTATCAAATCCACTTGTAAACTTGCCAAAACAAGTTGAATATAAGCAAAAGGATCACTTAGCGGCACAGAAGAAAACAGCACCGAAGAGCTTAAATTTCCTTTTAATACAAAATCAAACATACTAAAAGAAAACAATACTAAAATAGAAAACTGCACCATTCTCCTTAAAATAAGATACTTCATAGCAATTCTCCATCATTAAGATAATCTCTAGCCTTATTTTGGTTGAATTTTTTTTCAGTATTTACATCTTGTAAACGCTTTTCATCTTTTTCATCCCAACCTTTAATATAATTATCCCCAGCTTTTCCTAAAACAAATTCCCTAGGCAAAACTCTAATGGCTGGCTTTTGAGTAATACAAGCTTTTTCACAAATTCCACAACCCACACACACTTCATGATCTACCACAGGTAGTAAAAATGCATGCTTTGCGGTTCTTTCATTACGCTTTGTTTCAAGCTTAATTGCCTTATCAATCAAAGGACAAGCTCTATAACAAGCATCACATTGTATCCCCCAATACGCCACGC of Campylobacter sp. 2014D-0216 contains these proteins:
- a CDS encoding DUF3972 domain-containing protein, which translates into the protein MQTYLELKEFCQLVHLSEDVVKGMMANGALNFKEEEGKIYIEANQGTFSVVPMSSKQPAMVNSMTLAGESFVEKTIGTILNLHEKVLDAKDETLEALKGENKFLKDALYSMQELYDEDRKTIENLNEQLKYARNEVEFLKRKYKMMWNKTVELYANSSEKPEELKEEK
- the purE gene encoding 5-(carboxyamino)imidazole ribonucleotide mutase translates to MKFVSILMGSKSDYDIVKEALGVLEKFGVKYEVLITSAHRSPQRTQEYIKNAEEKGAKVFIAAAGMAAHLAGAVAAHTTKPVLGIPMPGSNLASMDSLFSTVQMPSGIPVATLAIGKAGAMNAAYLAVQILAIEDESLAQKLLEDRKKQQEKLIQDSNAIEVFL
- a CDS encoding peptidase U32 family protein encodes the protein MIVPEIVSPAGNFAKLKIALAYGADAVYAGVSNFSLRARTARDFNYETFKEAIDYTHSKGKKIYVTINGFHFSSQIEGLKRHILKLKEMKPDAFIVASVGAMRLVKELAPEINLHVSTQANILNYLDAQVYKDMGAKRVVIARELGLKDAKDLRNNCDIELESFVHGSMCFAYSGRCLISSVQSGRMSNRGSCANDCRFNYELYAKNPETNTLFRLEEDENGTHVFNSKDLNLSSYIQKIMQENCIHAFKIEGRTKSEYYAALTTRTYKMAVEDVLQNTFDASKYEKEIHTLKHRGFTDGYLVSRAYEKTDSINHNTSIEEGTHQVHAISEDGEFFKCKGKIELGKEYEILAPIHSHIELGENKLGVIYENEGKKFIVFKQLLAKNNKEFDVIHSGNENEIALPFKLPEFSFLRRGVE
- a CDS encoding chemotaxis protein; translation: MTQEELDALMNSAEDLDLDSVEESAEAKPETDYEDEEKNKQIVSDMINGDYKARADMAWPPPPPSKEHKVVHQLDDVTRDSEIKATEMMEKLEAINDFFANSENQLCVISDALNKNIEIFEKLNTKFPNVASFKEAIDTNNDAKNIIDEITGCLQTGQDEVMMAMDAMQYQDIHRQKIERVINVMRALSRYMSSLFEGKIDDEKRVGSAVHIEGDTTSDVVSNDDIEALIASLGKK
- the glnA gene encoding type I glutamate--ammonia ligase produces the protein MGKFVNNIDEFFSYCQEHEVMFVDFRFTDMIGTWHHITYNIKAIDDKTFENGIPFDASSLHGWQPIEKSDMILKPDVESAFLDPFTADPTIIVICDVYDIYKEQMYEKCPRSIAKKAMQHLSSSNIADAAFFGPENEFFIFDNVKIVDSSHCAKYEVDTEEGEWNDNKDFTDSYNSGHRPRNKGGYFPVSPIDSSVDIRSEMVQVLERVGLKTFVHHHEVAQGQAEIGVEFGNLVEAADNVQIYKYVVKMVAHLNGKTATFMPKPLYGDNGSGMHVHMSLWKDGVNLFYDKDGYGKLSECAINYIGGILANARSVAAFTNPSSNSYKRIVPGFEAPCILTYSCQNRSASCRVPYGINEKSARVEIRFPDSTSNPYLAFTSLLMAGLDGIKNKTIPVGPMDENLFALTLDEIREKGIEQLPHTLRGSLEALIRKNAFLKPVMSDIFIDDYQHMKFETQVWPVEARPTAYEFKTCYSC
- the purU gene encoding formyltetrahydrofolate deformylase — protein: MNEYILKISSSDEKGLIYRISDVIFKYRINIVKNDEFVGENRFFFRAHLEGELDVKAFKGTLEAMLPDDAHIEITLKRKKDIVVLATKETHCLGELLIRQFSGEFNANIKAVIANYDVLKPLVDKFNLPFHAVLAQDLSRQEHEEKMLECLSQYEFDYIVLAKYMRILSPSFVERFEGRIINIHHSFLPAFIGANPYKQAYERGVKIIGATAHFVNNNLDEGPIITQDVIPVTHEYSWQAMQQAGRNVEKNVFSKALDLVFDDRIFIYENKTIVF
- a CDS encoding CCA tRNA nucleotidyltransferase, which translates into the protein MQRLKIDLKNDQDFLRIKNILKPYTQRAYLVGGCVRNSFLDLSSDDYDIEIYDIQPELFDTLMQKLGANGVGKSFFVYKYKKFDLALARYENKISQGHKGFEVKVCNDEQEGAKRRDFTINAMMVNIFSFEFLDFFNGLKDLQAKTIRHIHDQSFIEDSLRVLRGIAFACRFDLKIASESLSLMQTMDINDLSRERINNELYKIFKTTRLNKAYEYFKILNLEEKIFFYQSFDMEFQKLLEQSQKLIQDEALYLYLYLNFFHIDKNDFFKKTKLKKDLLKKCEQDFMLGKIDDFDLAKVALKIPLCKWLGLWSKERILQAKKLKLYEQAFISKVKSEDLLREGFSGKELGSELEKRRLQELKNYIKEQE
- the ciaD gene encoding effector protein CiaD, whose translation is MNIEDLAKMAISEVNSELDNSKKQSNEFAPMVEELTQEKSINPQEKKIKEEISKVTQELIQELDDLEVKVKEEKQAAAIKIEVLEEKEESIINNEEFFLKNLRERILVLFEGLKNTKDEHVEKRLDITITFLEFLLAKIEDRLKK
- a CDS encoding MFS transporter, which codes for MHHQIIYKKFFWINILVVVALALNLRAPITSIGPMIGHIQEYYQINSTLAGMLTTLPLIAFGLISFFVAYFSQIKALFFALLLIVFGEALRSYGANIGLFLGVFFIGGGIAIANVLLPSFVKEKFPKNTYKIMGLYGSIIGLSSIAGVALSLPLLKIFDVPQAMFIWVILALMALFFYLPHLKNKRLLRAKRKNINRFNIFLNKTAWKVTVVMGLQSFLSYSLFAWLSVMISEKGFGIDFGSNVLLLSQIIGMPVAFLLPLVLGRLRNRAKSIVIVTLGFLYVLSFMMIFVCHTKAMLFLAAIFLGFASSGVFTISLLFIAIKSSNSAIAAKLSAMSQGVGYLIAAQSPWVVGILHDHFKNFTFGFLMLIVVAIILNIFVFLAYKAPVIK
- a CDS encoding chaperone NapD produces the protein MNLSSVLILSKEEKISKLKEQIQNIPCCSVELIEEEKIIVVIESENLEDELKAYKQLEQLDGVVSINMVFSYQDLDEEREKILKSNFKSDAFDENLKKDDIEYYGNIFRKY
- a CDS encoding WD40 repeat domain-containing protein, producing MKKIFLILLISIWVFGYELKLPANVNALKLVGSDLLIGLDNAELYWYFTQNKKLQKITQLDKIKNFYEENLSPRIYSVDYLNGAVLILCEGSFGGKRLYIYKDKQLVSYDLHSDGVKKALFLDDDTILLALLGSNIELFDLKTKKIAKNFVFSNSSLSDVVLNETKTQLVAGFESGEIILFDVKNWQKIKSYKNAHKDNIYQLDYKNQIITSCSTDRKLAIIKNNQEKSIERDFLIYTCALSKDGAVAAFGDNEKNIIELIDVHNLKTIKQFQNQDFLLEYLIFLNKHEFISAGYENKIIFWSIDESF
- a CDS encoding periplasmic nitrate reductase, small subunit, cytochrome c550 protein, yielding MKNKIFLSLAAAVLISACGFAVKSVDSKDIGLRKTSLESENVELLDVKYSQALAGESVLIERSFENAPPLIPHTLEDMLPIVKDNNICLSCHDKAIAKDVGATALPSSHYFDLRKNKSTKDMVSEARFNCTQCHVPQSDAKPLVGNNFEAKFKNEELKRKSNFLEVLNEGVK